The following coding sequences are from one Microtus pennsylvanicus isolate mMicPen1 chromosome 1, mMicPen1.hap1, whole genome shotgun sequence window:
- the LOC142843482 gene encoding olfactory receptor 2L13-like, whose product MEKWNQSSSDFILLGLFPQNQTGLLLLLLIISIFLVALLGNSTMIHLIRVDPRLHTPMYFLLSQLSLMDLMDVSATVPKMAFNFLSGQKTISFLGCGMQSFFFLTMAGSEGLLLASMAYDRFVAICHPLHYPIRMSKMMCLKMIIGSWILGSINSLAHTVYALHIPYCHSRSINHFFCDVPAMLPLACMDTWVYEYMVFVSTSLFLLLPFLGITASYGRILFAVFHMRSTEGKKKAFTTCSTHLTVVTFYYAPFVYTYLRPRSLRSPTEDKTLAVFYTILTPMLNPIIYSLRNKEVLGAMTRVFGTISSTKT is encoded by the coding sequence ATGGAGAAATGGAATCAGAGCTCAAGTGATTTCATTTTGTTGGGGTTGTTTCCACAAAACCAAACAGGCCTTCTGCTTTTGCTGCTCATCATCTCCATATTCCTTGTGGCCTTGCTTGGCAACTCAACAATGATCCACCTCATTCGTGTGGATCCCAGGctccacacccccatgtactttcTCCTCAGTCAACTTTCTCTTATGGACCTGATGGATGTTTCTGCCACTGTTCCCAAGATGGCATTCAACTTCCTCTCTGGCCAGAAAACCATCTCTTTCCTAGGCTGTGGAAtgcaatcttttttctttctgaccaTGGCAGGTTCCGAGGGTTTGCTCCTGGCATCTATGGCCTATGACCGTTTTGTTGCCATCTGCCACCCTCTTCATTATCCCATTCGCATGAGCAAAATGATGTGTCTGAAGATGATCATAGGATCCTGGATATTGGGCTCCATTAACTCTTTAGCACATACAGTCTATGCCCTTCACATTCCTTACTGCCATTCTAGGTCCATTAACCATTTCTTCTGTGATGTCCCAGCCATGCTTCCCCTGGCCTGTATGGACACTTGGGTTTATGAGTACATGGTGTTTGTGAGCACAAGCCTGTTTCTCCTACTTCCTTTTCTTGGCATCACAGCTTCCTATGGACGTATTCTTTTTGCTGTCTTCCATATGCGCTcaacagagggaaagaaaaaggccTTCACCACGTGTTCAACTCACTTAACTGTGGTGACATTTTACTATGCACCCTTTGTCTACACTTATCTTCGACCCAGGAGCCTCCGTTCTCCCACAGAAGATAAGACTCTGGCTGTCTTCTACACTATCCTCACCCCCATGCTGAACCCCatcatctacagcctgaggaataAGGAGGTTCTTGGAGCCATGACAAGAGTCTTTGGGACAATTTCTTCCACCAAAACTTGA
- the LOC142843436 gene encoding olfactory receptor 2L13-like has product MEKWNQSSSDFFLLGLFPQDQIGLLLLLLIISIFLVALLGNSTMIHLIRVDPRLHTPMYILLSQLSLMDLMDVSAIVPKMAFNFLSGQKSITFLGCGAQAFFFMTMAGSEGLLLASMAYDRFVAICHPLHYPIRMSKMMCLKMIIGSWTLGSINSLAHTIYAFHIPYCHSRSINHFFCDVPAMLPLACMDTWVYEYMVFVSTILFLPLPFLGITASYGRVLFAVFHMHSKEGRKKAFTTCSTHLTVVTFYYVPFAYTYLRPRSLRTPTEDKSLAVFYTMLTPMLNPIIYSLRNSEVLGAMTRVFGTLSFMKT; this is encoded by the coding sequence ATGGAGAAATGGAATCAGAGCTCaagtgatttctttttgttgGGGTTGTTTCCCCAAGACCAAATTGGCCTACTGCTTTTGCTGCTCATCATCTCCATATTCCTTGTGGCCTTACTTGGCAACTCAACTATGATCCACCTCATTCGTGTGGATCCCAggctccacacacccatgtacattCTCCTCAGTCAGCTCTCTCTCATGGACCTTATGGATGTCTCTGCCATTGTTCCCAAGATGGCATTCAACTTCCTCTCTGGCCAGAAAAGCATCACCTTCCTGGGCTGTGGAGCTCAAGCTTTTTTCTTTATGACCATGGCAGGTTCCGAGGGCTTGCTCCTGGCATCTATGGCCTATGACCGTTTTGTTGCCATCTGCCACCCTCTTCATTATCCCATTCGCATGAGCAAAATGATGTGCCTGAAGATGATCATAGGGTCCTGGACACTTGGCTCCATTAACTCTTTAGCACATACGATCTATGCCTTTCACATTCCTTACTGCCATTCCAGGTCCATTAACCATTTCTTCTGTGATGTCCCAGCCATGCTTCCCCTGGCCTGTATGGACACTTGGGTTTATGAGTACATGGTGTTTGTGAGCACAATCCTGTTTCTTCCACTTCCTTTTCTTGGCATCACAGCTTCCTATGGCCGGGTCCTTTTTGCTGTCTTCCATATGCActcaaaagagggaagaaaaaaggccTTCACCACGTGTTCAACTCACTTAACTGTGGTAACATTTTATTATGTACCATTTGCCTACACTTATCTTCGACCTAGGAGTCTCCGTACACCCACAGAAGATAAGAGTCTGGCTGTCTTCTACACTATGCTCACCCCCATGCTGAACCCCATCATCTATAGCCTGAGGAATAGTGAAGTCCTTGGAGCCATGACAAGAGTCTTTGGGACATTGTCTTTCATGAAAACTTGA